In a genomic window of Streptomyces pristinaespiralis:
- a CDS encoding zinc-ribbon domain-containing protein, with protein sequence MKETGEPYALAARSVPPPPPPGPGSGIASASEPDPDRCQQCGARNRAKHPLCLACRRDLVADEFVENLSRPGTPWEAMSGGVADLCRWKCRACSSTWSAKLSSRTGTNQTGCPECHRTSNRAPSPAKSLKALRPDIARQFRRNIEMPGRGPDRLGPASHYLCEWECDSAHLWSARVVDRTAGNGCPDCRTHGRSRLEFEVAALLSAATGLVVELHQTVTLATGRRREVDLRLPEVPLIIELDPMGSHASSEGVDRDTRKTQQLIANGHAVLRARHRGLPVLGVDGYVHVEVAPGLNAWSWARVIGRSLDAQGIAWKDLDQDGITSALTAATRRWSEVCAAPPSPSARDAAPHLADEFRRNLDHPGRGVDWMPPGCTDRCVWQCQMCLRTWEARLDKRTLRGQGCPDCGRQKLAQAIIRPKSGESLEDREPDIAAELVKVISDPLMTAQDLRRGSGLKCLWQCSVCGHEWEATPNARTIPGRKSGCPPCSVKRRGAARRRPAAGQSLADLNPDLAKELVKVIDDAMLTAWDIGPGSGKRCLWRCAACGHKWTTTPDQRTKRGTGCKACWERRRRGRAK encoded by the coding sequence ATGAAGGAGACTGGGGAGCCGTACGCCCTGGCTGCCCGAAGCGTGCCGCCCCCGCCACCTCCTGGGCCTGGCAGTGGTATCGCATCTGCGTCAGAGCCTGACCCCGATCGCTGCCAGCAGTGTGGAGCCCGGAACAGGGCCAAGCATCCGCTGTGCCTGGCGTGTCGTCGCGACCTTGTCGCGGACGAGTTCGTTGAGAACCTGAGCCGGCCCGGTACACCGTGGGAGGCTATGAGTGGCGGCGTTGCCGACCTGTGTCGGTGGAAGTGTCGCGCATGCTCCTCAACGTGGTCGGCTAAGCTCAGCAGCCGTACGGGTACCAACCAGACCGGCTGCCCTGAGTGTCACCGGACTTCCAATAGGGCCCCGTCTCCCGCCAAGTCCCTCAAGGCGCTACGGCCCGACATCGCACGCCAGTTCCGCCGCAACATCGAGATGCCGGGCCGCGGTCCTGATCGTCTCGGTCCGGCTAGCCACTATCTCTGCGAATGGGAGTGCGACAGCGCGCATCTGTGGTCCGCGCGGGTTGTTGACCGGACCGCAGGAAATGGTTGCCCCGATTGCAGGACTCACGGCCGCTCCCGGTTGGAGTTCGAGGTCGCAGCGCTGCTGTCTGCCGCTACCGGGCTCGTCGTAGAGCTTCATCAGACAGTCACGCTTGCCACCGGACGACGCCGCGAGGTAGACCTTCGGCTGCCCGAAGTGCCGCTCATCATCGAGTTGGACCCGATGGGGAGCCATGCGTCGTCGGAGGGCGTCGATCGGGATACCCGTAAGACGCAGCAACTGATTGCCAATGGGCATGCCGTCCTTCGAGCACGTCATCGCGGCCTTCCAGTGCTAGGCGTAGACGGCTACGTGCACGTCGAAGTAGCGCCAGGGCTCAACGCCTGGTCATGGGCTCGAGTGATCGGGCGATCGCTCGATGCCCAAGGCATCGCTTGGAAAGACCTTGACCAGGATGGGATCACAAGCGCACTTACCGCAGCAACCAGGAGGTGGTCCGAGGTCTGCGCTGCGCCTCCTAGCCCATCGGCTCGAGACGCTGCCCCACATCTTGCGGACGAGTTCCGGCGCAATCTTGATCACCCAGGCCGAGGTGTGGACTGGATGCCGCCCGGCTGCACAGACCGTTGCGTCTGGCAGTGCCAGATGTGTTTGCGTACCTGGGAAGCAAGGCTCGACAAGCGGACGCTGCGCGGACAAGGGTGTCCGGACTGTGGGCGGCAGAAACTCGCTCAAGCGATCATCCGTCCGAAGTCCGGCGAGTCGCTCGAGGATCGCGAACCGGACATTGCTGCGGAACTCGTCAAGGTGATCAGCGACCCGCTGATGACCGCGCAAGATCTCCGGCGAGGCAGCGGGCTGAAGTGCTTGTGGCAGTGCTCGGTCTGTGGCCACGAGTGGGAGGCGACTCCAAACGCGCGCACAATCCCAGGTCGGAAGAGTGGCTGTCCTCCATGCAGCGTGAAACGCCGCGGCGCAGCACGCCGGCGCCCCGCTGCAGGGCAATCGCTGGCTGACCTCAACCCCGACCTCGCGAAAGAGCTGGTCAAGGTAATCGATGACGCGATGCTTACAGCTTGGGATATTGGGCCAGGTTCCGGGAAACGGTGTCTTTGGCGCTGCGCAGCCTGCGGCCACAAGTGGACCACTACTCCCGACCAGCGCACGAAAAGAGGTACAGGCTGCAAAGCTTGTTGGGAGCGCCGCCGAAGGGGTCGCGCCAAGTAG
- a CDS encoding DciA family protein has product MNDQHPGSEARVDLAALALRRAREDARRGRFTERAPAVRRQRVRGRTPPVLLARVLLDLFAVSEASPLPAWHSVAGPLAQHVVPTDFDSETGTLTLAGPSAAWLTNTRLVADRLVQGLNDVLGAGTVRHIRLVKENPSQVPLLPPMPDSLRTPRPEPTTAPPDPAIEAALNRQARQLPCEADQPLLRWAGRNGDHADPSVATLT; this is encoded by the coding sequence TTGAACGACCAGCACCCGGGCAGCGAGGCACGCGTCGATCTGGCGGCACTGGCCCTGCGCCGGGCTCGCGAGGACGCCCGGCGGGGCCGCTTCACCGAGCGCGCCCCCGCCGTCCGCCGGCAACGCGTGCGGGGACGGACCCCGCCGGTCCTTCTCGCGCGAGTCCTGCTTGACCTGTTCGCCGTGTCCGAGGCCTCGCCGCTGCCAGCCTGGCATTCGGTGGCCGGCCCCCTGGCCCAGCACGTGGTCCCCACCGACTTCGACTCCGAGACCGGGACGCTCACCCTGGCCGGCCCCTCGGCTGCCTGGCTGACCAACACACGGCTCGTGGCGGACCGGCTGGTGCAAGGGCTCAATGACGTGCTCGGTGCGGGCACGGTGCGCCATATCCGTCTGGTGAAGGAAAACCCCTCCCAGGTTCCTTTGCTGCCCCCGATGCCGGACAGCTTACGTACACCACGACCGGAGCCGACAACTGCGCCGCCCGACCCCGCCATCGAGGCGGCTCTGAACCGACAGGCCCGTCAACTCCCGTGCGAAGCAGACCAACCCCTCCTCCGGTGGGCAGGCCGAAACGGTGATCATGCAGACCCGAGCGTGGCTACTCTGACCTGA
- a CDS encoding DUF6207 family protein, with amino-acid sequence MQIDEQNIAEPGLVVLDITAADEDTVRAVLDGLQQQWVTSGVTPVWRTPGEAGVRARVYADVRRRPDPPA; translated from the coding sequence ATGCAGATCGATGAGCAGAACATCGCCGAGCCGGGTCTCGTGGTCCTGGACATCACTGCCGCCGACGAGGACACCGTCCGCGCCGTGTTGGACGGTCTCCAGCAGCAGTGGGTCACCTCCGGTGTCACGCCGGTATGGCGCACGCCGGGTGAGGCGGGAGTCAGAGCGCGCGTGTACGCGGACGTACGCCGCCGTCCCGATCCGCCGGCCTAG
- a CDS encoding SUKH-4 family immunity protein: MAEENGSGRYTPHWVRPGHWAQNGTLDLPTADAREVADWPAPVREALEVARRYGLPHGDTMCLPVPGSAPFSRVAGRFWSLGLTDTWPAPEYVLDETGRVWVLAEGVDPAKRFVNSSMIDFLDALAAWEYRCEHVDDFDDLEPPDDYGGDDDPAGEARVAFGMEIRDRLRELDPPAFEMDTWWDRVYEEVGYDAI; encoded by the coding sequence GTGGCCGAGGAGAACGGCTCGGGGCGGTACACCCCTCACTGGGTGCGCCCCGGCCATTGGGCTCAGAACGGCACGCTCGACCTGCCCACGGCGGACGCACGCGAGGTGGCCGACTGGCCCGCGCCGGTACGGGAGGCGTTGGAGGTGGCCCGCAGGTACGGGCTGCCGCACGGGGACACGATGTGTCTGCCGGTGCCCGGCTCGGCGCCCTTCTCGCGTGTGGCCGGCCGTTTCTGGAGTCTCGGACTGACCGATACATGGCCCGCTCCCGAGTACGTCCTCGACGAGACGGGCCGTGTGTGGGTGCTCGCGGAAGGCGTCGACCCCGCCAAGCGGTTCGTCAACTCATCCATGATCGATTTCCTCGACGCGCTCGCCGCCTGGGAGTACCGCTGCGAACACGTCGACGACTTCGACGACTTGGAGCCGCCGGACGACTACGGAGGCGACGACGACCCCGCCGGGGAGGCCCGGGTCGCCTTCGGGATGGAAATCCGGGACCGCCTGCGGGAGCTCGACCCGCCCGCATTCGAGATGGACACCTGGTGGGACCGGGTCTACGAGGAGGTGGGATACGACGCGATCTGA
- a CDS encoding AAA family ATPase has protein sequence MSMAAVIVPVVVGTEDTRLIVVRGNSASGKSSVAAGLREKFGRNLAIVGQDNLRRIVLRERDRPGAANIGLIDLTARYALDNGFHVVVDGILYADRYGAMLQDLLRAHSGVSRCYYLHVPYPETVLRHATKPDAEYLQHVTKAHLRDWYREMDLLPDGLETVIDPASTL, from the coding sequence ATGTCAATGGCCGCCGTTATCGTGCCGGTCGTGGTGGGAACCGAAGACACACGCCTCATCGTGGTCCGCGGCAACAGTGCCTCGGGGAAGTCATCCGTCGCAGCCGGCCTGCGTGAGAAGTTCGGCCGCAACCTCGCGATCGTCGGCCAGGACAACCTGCGTCGGATCGTGCTGCGCGAACGCGACCGGCCCGGGGCTGCGAACATCGGCCTGATCGACCTGACCGCCCGCTACGCCCTGGACAACGGCTTCCACGTCGTCGTGGACGGCATCCTGTACGCCGACCGCTACGGCGCAATGCTCCAGGACCTGCTGCGCGCACACAGTGGCGTCTCCCGCTGCTACTACCTCCACGTGCCCTACCCGGAGACGGTGCTCCGGCACGCGACTAAACCCGATGCCGAGTATCTGCAGCACGTCACCAAGGCTCACCTGCGCGACTGGTACCGGGAGATGGACCTGCTGCCCGACGGCCTGGAAACCGTCATCGACCCGGCCAGCACCCTGTGA
- a CDS encoding KAP family P-loop NTPase fold protein — translation MTDNASIHVGSLLSGDDPIDDASQDLLQRADLADVFAVEIRRTSAKHGAVVALTGKWGSGKTSLANLTCSALDAVDDVHVVQFNPWFFSGTDQLMRFFFDELAGQLRDGRRLKDKLKDAGRTVAERLGRYSAALSPLKFVPGAGVVLDGASAVAAGTSKLLGEEQGTIHEQRAQLTELLIKLPGRIVVFIDDIDRLSQQEIRDLFRLVRLTGSFPNIVYVLCFDREVVEAALTDEAVRGSAYLEKIVKMSVEVPPLPTQALSPVIAEGLAQALDGIESGLFHASRWPDVLVQLILPMFSTIRDVKRYLASVPLAVRSLGLEVNLVDVLALEALRVRYPAAHAMLPTAADLLAPAKTMYRPSTDRAAREEAFVEEFTGLLNGHARTVVHLLFPAAERLFGGPNYGSDWIPAWERDRRVACSTVLDFYLHRRLPAGRAPAAGIDQAVACIGDESALDEVLGQVPDALLDDTLKRLVPHCRDLPEESVLSTAAALMRQLPRVRLGSTGMYSPGGEWAVLSPVSVLLRNLRGDAVDPTVRNLFHGIPSLYGKVLLLDIAAGRPGKQGLIPDESARLLRQELASQLRTAGPEDLADERMLLRTVLVAAADGPPVLEPAFDARVVARLLESGVAPVHSQTMGSVAVRTEKQLRWDSLVSVYGGEAHLAEAVALLQQCLQEGTVELNEDLAAALALYEKYATGWRPKEF, via the coding sequence ATGACGGACAACGCATCGATCCACGTCGGCAGTCTTCTCAGCGGAGATGACCCGATCGATGACGCCAGCCAGGACTTGCTGCAGCGTGCGGACCTCGCTGATGTGTTCGCCGTGGAAATCCGTCGAACGTCCGCGAAGCACGGCGCAGTTGTCGCACTGACGGGGAAGTGGGGTTCGGGCAAGACGTCGCTGGCGAATCTCACCTGCAGCGCTCTGGACGCGGTCGATGACGTGCACGTCGTCCAGTTCAACCCGTGGTTCTTCTCCGGCACGGACCAGCTCATGCGGTTCTTCTTCGACGAATTGGCCGGGCAGTTGCGGGACGGGCGCCGGCTGAAGGACAAACTCAAGGACGCGGGCCGCACCGTCGCTGAGCGGCTGGGCAGGTACTCAGCCGCCCTGTCGCCACTGAAGTTCGTCCCCGGAGCCGGCGTCGTCCTGGACGGCGCAAGCGCGGTCGCCGCGGGGACGTCGAAACTCCTTGGCGAGGAACAGGGGACCATCCATGAACAACGAGCGCAGCTCACTGAGCTCCTGATCAAACTGCCAGGACGGATCGTGGTGTTCATCGATGACATTGACCGGCTGTCACAGCAGGAGATCCGAGATCTCTTCCGCCTGGTGCGTCTGACCGGCTCGTTCCCGAACATCGTCTACGTCCTGTGCTTCGACCGCGAGGTGGTGGAGGCGGCGTTGACGGATGAGGCGGTCAGAGGATCCGCGTACCTGGAGAAGATCGTGAAGATGTCGGTGGAGGTGCCGCCGCTGCCCACGCAGGCACTCTCCCCGGTCATCGCGGAAGGACTGGCACAGGCGCTCGACGGGATCGAGTCCGGGCTGTTCCATGCGTCGCGGTGGCCGGACGTGCTCGTGCAACTGATTCTCCCGATGTTCTCCACCATCCGGGATGTGAAGCGGTATCTGGCATCGGTGCCACTGGCCGTGCGAAGCCTGGGTCTGGAGGTGAATCTGGTCGACGTTCTGGCGCTTGAGGCCCTTCGCGTGCGCTATCCCGCAGCGCACGCGATGCTGCCGACTGCCGCAGACCTGCTGGCGCCAGCCAAGACGATGTACCGGCCCAGCACAGACCGGGCAGCACGTGAGGAAGCGTTCGTGGAAGAGTTCACCGGCCTCTTGAACGGCCACGCCCGGACGGTCGTCCACCTGCTGTTCCCGGCCGCCGAGCGGCTTTTCGGCGGCCCGAATTACGGCTCTGACTGGATCCCGGCCTGGGAGCGGGACCGGCGGGTCGCCTGCAGCACGGTACTGGACTTCTATCTCCATCGCAGGCTTCCGGCCGGACGGGCACCCGCTGCGGGCATCGACCAGGCCGTGGCCTGCATCGGCGACGAGAGCGCGCTCGACGAGGTACTGGGGCAGGTGCCGGATGCCCTGCTGGACGACACGCTCAAGCGTCTGGTCCCCCATTGTCGCGACCTGCCTGAGGAGAGCGTGCTGTCTACGGCTGCGGCGTTGATGCGGCAGCTGCCGCGGGTCCGGCTGGGCTCCACGGGCATGTATTCCCCCGGCGGTGAATGGGCGGTGCTGAGCCCGGTGAGTGTTCTGCTGCGCAACCTCCGCGGCGACGCGGTTGATCCCACCGTCCGCAACCTCTTTCACGGCATCCCGAGCCTGTACGGAAAGGTCCTTCTGCTCGACATCGCCGCGGGCCGTCCAGGCAAGCAGGGCTTGATTCCAGATGAATCCGCCCGGTTGCTCAGGCAGGAACTTGCCTCCCAGCTCCGCACGGCTGGGCCCGAGGACCTTGCCGACGAGCGGATGCTGCTGCGAACGGTCCTTGTGGCAGCAGCAGACGGTCCGCCTGTCCTTGAGCCGGCCTTCGATGCCCGCGTCGTCGCGCGCCTGCTGGAAAGCGGAGTGGCGCCGGTACACAGCCAGACGATGGGTAGCGTGGCCGTGCGGACCGAGAAGCAGCTCAGGTGGGACTCCCTGGTGAGCGTCTACGGCGGGGAAGCGCATCTGGCCGAGGCCGTCGCGTTGTTGCAGCAGTGCCTGCAGGAGGGGACGGTCGAGCTGAACGAGGACCTGGCGGCCGCTCTGGCTCTGTACGAGAAGTACGCGACAGGCTGGCGCCCCAAGGAGTTCTGA
- a CDS encoding DinB family protein: MSDPTRRAELFGGADNDRRFTGPTTGDERLMLVDVLGAQRATLQLKCSGLGPEVSLRSVEPSTLSLLGLVRHLADVERRWFRRVLAAHDAPALFSSPADPDGDFDGATDDPGTVAAAWETWRTEVAFAERFVTEAPDLDVEGEDPWRGTVSLRWVLIHMIEEYARHNGHADLLRERIDGAAGL; encoded by the coding sequence ATGAGCGATCCCACCAGAAGAGCAGAACTGTTCGGCGGCGCCGACAACGATCGCCGGTTCACCGGCCCGACGACCGGCGACGAACGACTGATGCTCGTCGATGTCCTCGGCGCCCAGCGCGCCACGCTGCAGTTGAAGTGCTCCGGCCTGGGACCGGAGGTGTCCCTGCGGTCCGTGGAGCCCTCCACGCTCTCGCTCCTCGGCCTGGTCCGGCACCTCGCCGACGTCGAACGCCGCTGGTTCCGGCGGGTCCTTGCCGCCCACGACGCACCGGCCCTCTTCTCCTCGCCCGCGGACCCCGACGGAGACTTCGACGGCGCCACGGACGATCCCGGGACGGTCGCCGCGGCGTGGGAGACATGGCGGACCGAGGTGGCCTTCGCCGAACGGTTCGTCACCGAGGCCCCCGACCTGGACGTCGAAGGAGAGGACCCCTGGCGCGGCACGGTGTCGCTGCGCTGGGTACTCATCCACATGATCGAGGAGTACGCCCGCCACAACGGCCACGCCGACCTGCTCCGCGAACGCATCGACGGAGCGGCCGGCCTATGA
- a CDS encoding Helicase associated domain protein, producing MTASAEEGFRRTLVFHHVVKEAEAFAAGLPDIAAQLNTSDPELYPKTIWANWLCGDHKPLHRRRLLGEFAAGITGDGSVVEKCFLCSVKVLGEGVDTKNCDSVYWADVRGSMPDLAQAVGRALRMQPGEGKVASLVVPVLLGPGETADNMLTSRAFGGLAKLLEALRAHDARVVEALAEQQAQSRVTGVRSRSGSPENRGEGIGSGGPSAPARALLKFSTPRDPAQLAAFINLRVLDPEHEHWRRGVEAAVIYAREHGDLRVPFTYRVPEGEEAEGVGWPASLANFPLGQWTADARRFYARGDMDEDRIAQLERLGMIWSHFDVAWEEGLVAARGWAAEHGHLLAPLDATHQGYKVGIWLKNQRAAARRAQDLEQRQAEGLPVQSWSGALSEERREQLEDIDPSWCPAWSVEWQRCFHLTRLHLEEVGGELPTEPGDVVHRGEDLGRWVRAQRLGFDKLTGVQQWMCEHVLGITPATEDEKPKLRTSQAEKWAMHLAAARQFFEREGHLKVPRKHTERIILGKDQEQRELRLGAWISNQRSRATTLSPERVEQLSAIGMRWT from the coding sequence GTGACAGCGTCCGCAGAGGAGGGCTTCCGCCGGACGCTGGTGTTCCACCACGTGGTGAAGGAGGCCGAAGCGTTCGCGGCCGGGCTTCCCGACATCGCCGCGCAGCTGAACACCAGCGACCCGGAGCTGTACCCCAAGACGATCTGGGCCAACTGGCTGTGCGGCGACCACAAGCCGCTCCACCGCCGTCGGCTGCTCGGGGAGTTCGCGGCCGGGATCACAGGCGACGGCAGCGTGGTGGAGAAGTGCTTCCTGTGCTCGGTGAAGGTCCTGGGCGAGGGCGTCGACACCAAGAACTGCGACTCCGTGTACTGGGCGGATGTACGCGGGTCGATGCCGGACCTGGCCCAGGCCGTGGGCCGGGCGCTGCGGATGCAGCCGGGCGAGGGCAAGGTGGCAAGCCTGGTGGTGCCGGTACTGCTCGGTCCGGGCGAGACGGCGGACAACATGCTCACCTCGCGGGCCTTCGGCGGGTTGGCGAAGCTGTTGGAGGCGCTGCGCGCGCACGACGCCCGCGTCGTGGAGGCTCTGGCGGAGCAGCAGGCGCAGAGCCGCGTCACAGGCGTCCGGAGCCGCAGCGGGAGCCCGGAGAACCGAGGCGAGGGGATCGGGTCTGGTGGGCCGTCGGCGCCCGCGCGGGCGCTGCTGAAGTTCTCCACGCCGCGCGACCCGGCACAGTTGGCTGCGTTCATCAACCTGCGCGTCCTCGACCCCGAGCACGAGCACTGGCGGCGCGGCGTGGAAGCCGCCGTCATCTACGCCCGCGAACACGGCGACCTCCGCGTCCCATTCACATACCGCGTGCCGGAGGGCGAGGAAGCCGAGGGGGTCGGATGGCCGGCGTCACTCGCCAACTTCCCGCTGGGGCAGTGGACCGCCGACGCCAGGAGGTTTTACGCCCGCGGCGACATGGACGAGGACCGCATCGCCCAGCTGGAGAGGCTGGGCATGATCTGGTCCCACTTCGACGTCGCCTGGGAGGAAGGCCTGGTCGCCGCGCGCGGATGGGCGGCCGAACACGGCCATCTCCTGGCCCCGCTGGACGCCACCCACCAGGGCTACAAGGTCGGCATCTGGCTCAAGAACCAGCGGGCCGCCGCCCGGCGCGCTCAGGACCTCGAGCAGCGCCAGGCCGAGGGACTGCCGGTCCAGTCGTGGTCCGGCGCCCTGTCGGAGGAACGCCGCGAGCAGTTGGAGGACATCGATCCGTCCTGGTGCCCGGCCTGGTCGGTGGAATGGCAGCGCTGTTTCCACCTCACCCGCCTGCATTTGGAGGAGGTCGGCGGCGAACTGCCCACCGAGCCGGGTGACGTCGTACACCGGGGCGAGGACCTCGGGCGGTGGGTCCGTGCGCAGCGGCTCGGCTTCGACAAGCTCACCGGCGTGCAGCAGTGGATGTGCGAACACGTCCTCGGCATCACACCCGCCACCGAGGACGAGAAGCCGAAACTACGCACCAGCCAGGCGGAGAAGTGGGCGATGCACCTCGCCGCGGCCCGGCAGTTCTTCGAGCGCGAGGGACATCTGAAGGTGCCACGCAAACACACCGAACGGATCATCCTCGGCAAGGACCAGGAACAGCGAGAGCTCCGGCTCGGGGCGTGGATCAGCAACCAGCGCAGCCGGGCCACGACGCTGTCCCCGGAACGGGTGGAGCAGCTGTCCGCGATCGGGATGCGATGGACGTAA
- a CDS encoding TolB-like translocation protein — protein MTVSPAGDVAVFAGVHALRAVDRAGAVLWEVRHGCWSSTVCAEPHTSFVEYADDRNHRYADHGSAAFSPDGKLLWAHVRSDSGEDLEEWLVLDPADGTVLGRVGTGTVGSSFPTPHPDPAYMGLTVGEGDEDSPALWGRWDGRTLSVRRLDEQVLLAVSPSGRHLLATDPGQWCLYLLQKEDGEELRRLAAADAVPPPSGDDHARWDYEAAFPHDDAAVVGTGYDMGDPRHWLVDPATMTLRGRIAYPFPVHGSARGAGHGTWYTVSQDQTLLYLWRLDGR, from the coding sequence GTGACGGTCTCTCCGGCGGGGGACGTGGCCGTGTTCGCCGGCGTGCACGCGCTGCGGGCAGTGGACCGTGCGGGTGCCGTGCTGTGGGAGGTCCGGCATGGCTGCTGGTCCTCCACCGTGTGCGCAGAGCCCCACACCTCCTTCGTCGAATACGCCGACGACCGCAACCACCGCTACGCCGACCACGGTTCGGCTGCTTTCTCCCCCGACGGCAAGCTCCTCTGGGCGCACGTCCGCAGCGACTCGGGGGAAGACCTGGAGGAGTGGCTGGTCCTGGACCCCGCCGACGGCACGGTCCTGGGCCGGGTCGGGACGGGGACGGTAGGGTCTTCGTTCCCCACCCCCCACCCAGACCCCGCGTACATGGGCCTGACCGTCGGCGAGGGTGACGAGGACTCACCCGCCTTGTGGGGGCGCTGGGACGGCCGGACGCTCTCCGTACGGCGACTCGACGAGCAGGTGCTCCTCGCCGTGAGCCCGTCCGGCCGCCACCTCCTGGCCACGGATCCGGGGCAGTGGTGCCTCTACCTCCTCCAGAAGGAGGACGGCGAGGAGCTGCGGCGACTCGCCGCCGCGGACGCGGTACCGCCGCCCTCGGGCGACGACCACGCGCGCTGGGACTACGAGGCGGCCTTCCCTCACGACGACGCCGCTGTCGTGGGCACCGGGTACGACATGGGCGACCCCCGCCACTGGCTCGTCGACCCAGCCACCATGACGCTGCGCGGCCGGATCGCCTACCCCTTCCCCGTCCACGGGAGCGCTCGTGGGGCGGGCCACGGCACCTGGTACACGGTCTCCCAGGACCAGACGCTCCTCTACCTGTGGCGGCTCGACGGGCGTTGA
- a CDS encoding coiled-coil domain-containing protein: MSLSDDYSYKIRSLDSRIEDLENDLESLKTSFGYIDDLEHELRSIRSAVSDADDKADEVRSNLEDLDTEARGHIADTGRALKKLTARIQLMEANLAAADKMPRADFDSFPASWRALGVLAGKARAARTMLLTHVERDSNSSSIRSHQEAVEQRNEQYAAVLTAAETLASTAFGTPQHEQASQAFTTARHQADQYARTASHRAPYARRARAALARDRETRVRDAELLTEGIEAQKQLYQKLRNRIAEAIRARSLLPMWFVTVLGPVAPTRKTEDWLEAATSLLAYRITYNITDQVLALGGEPDDDDPGRDQWRQELTEALRHW; encoded by the coding sequence GTGAGCCTGAGCGACGACTACAGCTACAAGATACGGAGCTTGGACAGCCGCATCGAGGACCTGGAAAACGACCTGGAGTCACTGAAGACAAGCTTCGGCTACATCGACGACCTCGAACACGAACTCCGCAGCATCCGCAGCGCGGTGAGCGACGCCGACGACAAGGCCGACGAAGTCCGCAGCAACCTCGAGGACCTGGACACCGAAGCCCGCGGACACATCGCCGACACCGGCCGGGCCCTGAAGAAGCTGACCGCGCGCATCCAGCTGATGGAGGCGAACCTGGCGGCCGCGGACAAGATGCCCCGCGCCGACTTCGACTCGTTTCCCGCTTCGTGGCGCGCCCTTGGCGTACTCGCCGGCAAAGCCCGCGCAGCCCGCACCATGCTTCTCACACACGTTGAGCGGGACAGCAATTCCTCCTCCATCCGCTCCCACCAAGAGGCCGTCGAGCAGCGCAACGAGCAGTACGCGGCAGTCCTGACTGCTGCCGAAACCCTGGCCAGCACAGCGTTCGGCACACCCCAGCACGAGCAGGCCAGCCAGGCCTTCACCACGGCCCGACACCAGGCTGACCAGTACGCTCGAACGGCAAGCCACCGTGCCCCCTACGCCCGGCGTGCGCGGGCCGCGCTGGCCCGGGACCGTGAGACGCGGGTGCGCGATGCCGAGCTCCTCACCGAAGGCATCGAGGCTCAGAAGCAGCTGTACCAGAAACTGCGCAATCGCATCGCGGAGGCGATCCGGGCCAGGTCACTGCTGCCCATGTGGTTCGTGACGGTGCTCGGCCCGGTTGCGCCGACCCGCAAGACAGAGGACTGGCTGGAGGCAGCGACATCCCTGCTTGCCTACCGCATCACCTACAACATCACCGACCAGGTCCTCGCCCTGGGCGGAGAACCAGACGACGACGATCCCGGGCGAGATCAATGGCGTCAGGAACTGACCGAGGCACTGCGCCACTGGTAA
- a CDS encoding relaxase domain-containing protein produces MIAARFRHFEDRDGGPLLHDHVLLSVKVRRLDGRWGTLHTRPFLEYAVALSELYNQRLMEEICEQFDLATGARYPPRACGRSWNSPASPSSSSTSPPPATQRRAFPDAGPDSAGRACQLPPLSAR; encoded by the coding sequence GTGATTGCCGCACGGTTCCGGCACTTCGAGGACCGCGACGGCGGCCCGCTGCTCCACGACCATGTGCTGCTGTCGGTCAAAGTCCGCCGCTTGGACGGCCGATGGGGCACCCTGCACACCCGCCCGTTCCTCGAGTACGCCGTCGCGCTGTCCGAGCTCTACAACCAGCGGCTCATGGAAGAGATCTGCGAGCAGTTCGACCTCGCGACCGGGGCCCGGTACCCCCCCCGGGCCTGCGGCCGGTCATGGAACTCGCCGGCATCCCCGAGCAGCTCATCGACTTCACCGCCACCCGCAACACAGCGGCGTGCGTTTCCGGATGCAGGGCCGGATTCGGCCGGGCGGGCCTGCCAGTTGCCCCCATTGAGTGCCCGCTGA